From Lysobacter auxotrophicus, the proteins below share one genomic window:
- the ppsA gene encoding phosphoenolpyruvate synthase, whose amino-acid sequence MNENILWLHALRLTDLARVGGKNSSLGEMIGNLANLGVSVPGGYATTAEAFKDFIAHNDLHQRIYDKLATLDVEDVNALTAAGGEIRSWVIDAPLQPQLDADIRAAYKQLCDENGGGDVAVAVRSSATAEDLPDASFAGQQETFLNVTGADDVVHKVKEVFASLYNDRAIAYRVHHGFKHEDVFLSAGVQLMVRSNVGSSGVLFTLDTESGFRDVVFITSSYGLGEMVVQGAVNPDEFYVYKPTLLQGKQAILRRGMGAKQQRMVYSDKPGERVRIEETPADLRATFSISDEDVHELARQALTIEKHYGRPMDIEWAKDGVSGKLFIVQARPETVKSRGHATQIERYQLTRRGDIVCEGRAIGQKIGTGVARVVRSLADMNRVQPGDVLVADMTDPDWEPVMKRSAAIVTNRGGRTCHAAIIARELGVPAVVGTGNALDTIQDGQEVTVSCAEGDTGFIYKGTLPFERNVADLDKMPEAPLKVMMNVANPERAFDFAMLPHAGVGLARLEMIIASHIGVHPKALLEYDQQDAATKKKIDEKMAGYASPVDFYVDRLAEGIATITASFAPYPVIVRLSDFKSNEYANLIGGSRYEPHEENPMIGFRGASRYVDPSFTEAFALECRAVLKVREQMGLTNCWVMIPFVRTLDEGRKVVEVLRSNGLEQGKDGLKIIMMCEVPSNALLAEEFLEIFDGFSIGSNDLTQLTLGLDRDSGIVAQLFDERDPAVKKLLSLAIQAARAKGKYVGICGQGPSDHPDLAEWLMDQGIESVSLNPDTVVDTWLRLAKAKAKKAAA is encoded by the coding sequence TTGAACGAGAACATCCTCTGGCTGCACGCGTTGCGCCTTACCGACCTGGCCCGCGTCGGCGGCAAGAATTCCTCGCTCGGCGAGATGATCGGCAACCTCGCGAACCTCGGCGTCTCCGTGCCCGGCGGCTACGCGACCACCGCGGAAGCCTTCAAGGACTTCATCGCGCACAACGACCTGCACCAGCGCATCTACGACAAGCTCGCCACGCTCGACGTCGAGGACGTCAACGCGCTGACCGCTGCCGGCGGCGAGATCCGCAGCTGGGTGATCGATGCCCCGCTACAGCCGCAGCTGGATGCGGACATCCGCGCGGCCTACAAGCAGCTTTGCGACGAGAACGGCGGCGGCGACGTCGCCGTTGCCGTTCGTTCGTCCGCCACCGCCGAAGACCTGCCCGATGCCTCGTTCGCCGGCCAGCAGGAAACCTTCCTTAACGTCACCGGTGCCGACGACGTCGTGCACAAGGTCAAGGAAGTCTTCGCCTCCCTCTACAACGACCGCGCGATCGCCTACCGCGTGCACCACGGCTTCAAGCACGAGGACGTGTTCCTCTCCGCCGGCGTGCAGCTGATGGTGCGCTCGAACGTCGGATCCTCCGGCGTGCTGTTCACGCTCGACACCGAGTCGGGTTTCCGCGACGTCGTGTTCATCACCTCCAGCTACGGCCTGGGCGAGATGGTCGTGCAGGGCGCGGTGAATCCCGACGAGTTCTACGTCTACAAGCCGACGCTGCTGCAGGGCAAGCAGGCGATCCTGCGCCGCGGCATGGGCGCGAAGCAGCAGCGCATGGTGTATTCGGACAAGCCCGGCGAGCGCGTGCGCATCGAGGAAACGCCGGCCGATCTGCGCGCGACGTTCTCCATCAGCGACGAGGACGTGCATGAACTCGCGCGCCAGGCGCTGACGATCGAAAAGCACTACGGCCGCCCGATGGACATCGAGTGGGCGAAGGACGGCGTGAGCGGCAAGCTGTTCATCGTGCAGGCGCGCCCGGAAACGGTGAAGTCGCGCGGCCATGCCACGCAGATCGAGCGTTACCAGCTCACCAGGCGCGGCGACATCGTGTGCGAAGGCCGCGCCATCGGCCAGAAGATCGGCACCGGCGTGGCGCGCGTCGTGCGCTCGCTGGCCGACATGAACCGCGTGCAGCCCGGCGACGTGCTCGTCGCCGACATGACCGACCCCGATTGGGAGCCGGTGATGAAGCGCTCGGCGGCCATCGTCACCAACCGCGGCGGCCGCACCTGCCACGCGGCGATCATCGCGCGCGAACTCGGCGTGCCGGCCGTCGTCGGCACCGGCAATGCGCTCGACACGATCCAGGACGGCCAGGAAGTCACCGTCAGCTGCGCCGAGGGCGACACCGGCTTCATCTACAAGGGCACCCTGCCCTTCGAGCGCAACGTGGCCGACCTCGACAAGATGCCGGAAGCGCCGCTCAAGGTGATGATGAACGTCGCCAACCCGGAGCGCGCGTTCGACTTCGCCATGCTGCCGCACGCGGGCGTCGGCCTGGCGCGCCTGGAAATGATCATCGCCAGCCACATCGGCGTGCATCCCAAGGCGCTGCTGGAGTACGACCAGCAGGACGCCGCGACGAAGAAGAAGATCGACGAGAAGATGGCCGGTTACGCCAGCCCGGTCGACTTCTACGTGGATCGCCTCGCCGAAGGCATCGCGACGATCACCGCGTCGTTCGCGCCGTACCCGGTGATCGTGCGCCTGTCGGACTTCAAGTCCAACGAATACGCCAACCTCATCGGGGGTTCGCGCTACGAGCCGCATGAAGAGAACCCGATGATCGGCTTCCGCGGCGCGAGCCGGTACGTCGATCCGAGCTTCACCGAGGCCTTCGCGCTGGAATGCCGCGCGGTGCTGAAGGTGCGCGAGCAGATGGGCCTGACCAACTGCTGGGTGATGATCCCGTTCGTGCGCACGCTGGACGAAGGCCGCAAGGTCGTCGAGGTGCTCCGCTCCAACGGCCTGGAACAGGGCAAGGACGGGCTGAAGATCATCATGATGTGCGAGGTGCCGTCCAACGCGCTGCTCGCCGAGGAATTCCTCGAGATCTTCGACGGCTTCTCCATCGGTTCCAACGACCTGACGCAGCTCACGCTGGGCCTGGACCGCGATTCGGGCATCGTCGCGCAGCTGTTCGACGAACGCGATCCGGCGGTCAAGAAGCTGCTGTCGCTGGCGATCCAGGCCGCGCGCGCGAAGGGCAAGTACGTCGGCATCTGCGGGCAGGGACCGAGCGATCACCCGGATCTGGCCGAATGGCTGATGGACCAGGGCATCGAATCGGTGTCGCTCAACCCCGACACGGTCGTCGACACCTGGCTGCGTCTGGCGAAGGCCAAGGCGAAGAAGGCTGCGGCCTGA
- the ppsR gene encoding posphoenolpyruvate synthetase regulatory kinase/phosphorylase PpsR has translation MAGVRPVFYVSDGTGITAETIGHSLLTQFTQTRFVTDRIPFVDSAERAREVGEKIRAAAESYGVRPVVINSCMDTEVSAALAESGALMLDVFAPFIEPLERELEQTRERRIGQAHGMVDFDTYHRRINAMNFALTHDDGQAINYDDADLVLVAVSRAGKTPTCVYLALHYGVRAANYPLTEEDLEHDRLPPRLRPYRNKLFGLTIDPVRLQQIRQERRPNSRYAQFETCKREVAAAEAMFRAERISTLSTTNTSIEEISSKVLTTLGIHREMF, from the coding sequence ATGGCCGGCGTGCGTCCCGTCTTCTACGTATCCGATGGTACCGGTATCACTGCCGAGACCATCGGCCACAGTCTGCTCACCCAGTTCACCCAGACGCGCTTCGTCACCGACCGCATTCCCTTCGTCGACAGCGCCGAGCGCGCGCGTGAAGTGGGCGAGAAGATCCGCGCGGCCGCCGAGTCCTACGGCGTGCGCCCGGTGGTGATCAACTCGTGCATGGACACCGAAGTGAGTGCGGCGCTGGCCGAAAGCGGCGCGCTGATGCTCGACGTCTTCGCGCCCTTCATCGAGCCGCTGGAGCGCGAACTGGAACAGACGCGCGAGCGCCGCATCGGCCAGGCGCACGGCATGGTGGATTTCGACACCTACCACCGCCGCATCAACGCGATGAACTTCGCGCTGACGCACGACGACGGGCAGGCCATCAACTACGACGATGCCGACCTGGTTCTGGTGGCGGTGTCGCGTGCCGGCAAGACGCCGACGTGCGTGTACCTGGCGCTGCATTACGGCGTGCGCGCGGCCAATTATCCGCTGACCGAGGAAGACCTGGAGCACGACCGCCTGCCGCCCCGGTTGCGCCCGTACCGCAACAAGCTCTTCGGTCTGACGATCGACCCGGTGCGCCTGCAGCAGATCCGCCAGGAGCGGCGCCCGAACTCCCGCTATGCGCAGTTCGAGACCTGCAAGCGGGAGGTGGCGGCCGCCGAGGCGATGTTCCGCGCCGAGCGCATCTCGACGCTGAGCACGACCAACACCTCGATCGAGGAAATCTCGAGCAAGGTCCTGACCACGCTGGGGATCCATCGCGAGATGTTCTGA
- a CDS encoding DUF1249 domain-containing protein — protein MSLATRKARIPRLSRFGWLMGLYAENHARFARLFPSAVLEVGTYHSSVGDGLDLQLDVIERHPYTTELRLTYAMRDPVTGEQDPSAYLRLYHDARQLEVTNCYVGRRWQDVIGMYPPAAEVLDHRTRMNTFLGKWLEYLAERGHGVATLRPVDAGTSTGGRDEKNLAANA, from the coding sequence ATGTCACTCGCTACCCGCAAAGCACGCATTCCCCGCCTCAGCCGCTTCGGCTGGCTCATGGGGCTGTACGCCGAAAACCACGCCCGTTTCGCGCGACTGTTCCCGTCGGCGGTCCTGGAGGTCGGCACCTACCACTCCAGCGTCGGCGACGGCCTGGACCTGCAGCTGGACGTAATCGAGCGCCATCCGTACACCACGGAGCTGCGCCTGACCTACGCCATGCGCGATCCGGTCACCGGAGAGCAGGATCCGTCGGCCTATCTGCGGCTGTATCACGACGCGCGCCAGCTGGAAGTCACCAACTGCTACGTCGGCCGCCGCTGGCAGGACGTCATCGGCATGTATCCGCCGGCGGCGGAAGTGCTCGACCACAGGACACGGATGAACACGTTTCTCGGAAAGTGGCTCGAGTATCTAGCGGAGCGGGGACATGGTGTGGCAACATTGCGCCCCGTCGACGCCGGTACCAGCACCGGCGGACGCGACGAAAAAAATCTGGCAGCGAACGCTTGA
- the cueR gene encoding Cu(I)-responsive transcriptional regulator, with amino-acid sequence MPRMPRPELADARQQGLHNIGEAARQSGVSAKMIRHYESIGLIPPPNRTFAGYRLYNDADLHRLGFIRRARGLGFSIRQIEALLGLWDDRSRASAEVKRLAQSHVDELAEKIAEMQAMQRTLQDLARRCHGDDRPDCPILEDLAAAPDADADSSSQRGAGDAPLSFEAGSERRRAGRGR; translated from the coding sequence ATGCCCCGCATGCCACGACCCGAACTCGCCGACGCTCGCCAGCAGGGCCTGCACAACATCGGCGAAGCCGCGCGGCAGAGCGGCGTCAGCGCGAAGATGATCCGGCACTACGAGAGCATCGGCCTGATCCCGCCGCCGAACCGCACCTTCGCCGGCTATCGCCTTTACAACGACGCCGACCTGCATCGTCTGGGATTCATCCGTCGCGCACGCGGGCTGGGTTTTTCGATCCGGCAGATCGAGGCGTTGCTCGGCCTCTGGGACGACCGATCGCGCGCAAGCGCCGAAGTGAAGCGCCTGGCGCAATCCCACGTGGACGAGCTGGCCGAAAAGATCGCCGAGATGCAGGCGATGCAGCGGACGCTGCAGGACCTGGCACGTCGCTGCCACGGGGACGATCGGCCGGACTGTCCGATCCTGGAGGATCTGGCCGCAGCACCGGATGCGGATGCGGATTCGTCATCCCAACGCGGTGCGGGCGATGCGCCGCTGTCGTTCGAGGCGGGAAGCGAACGACGTCGTGCGGGACGCGGGCGCTGA
- a CDS encoding heavy metal translocating P-type ATPase has protein sequence MNTLAATDLRLPIAGMTCASCAGRIERALAAVPGVLRADVNLSTATANVATDGSVAAPALADAVSRSGYRVPERTLDLAIGGMTCASCAGRIEKALRAVPGVIDANVNLATERAQVRVLPDVSADDLIAAVVAAGYRASAPDRDGADTAQSPDAETDQADARERRHLWLAIALALPLVLPMLAMPFGVHAMLPGWIQFALATPVQFWLGARFYRAGWAALKARSGNMDLLVALGTSAGYGLSVWHLLAGGDHAPLYFEASAVVIALVLLGKWLETRARRQTTAAIRALQALRPATARVLRDGVEADVPLAQVRVGDAVVVRPGERIPVDGRILDGRTHADESMLTGESLPIARSEGDRVTGGAVNGEGRIVVETLAIGAESALARIIRLVEDAQAKKAPIQRIVDRVSAVFVPVVIGIALVTLLGWGATTGDWSGALLNAVAVLVIACPCALGLATPTAIMAGTGVAARAGILIKDAQALETAKRIAVVAFDKTGTLTEGKPALAEAIALDGDTLSLLAQAAAVQRGSEHPLAAAVVHAAKDAPLLTAADIRAVPGRGVRGRIGSHDVLIGSERMMREVSVDVALLSARAEALTASGHTVSWAATAAGGPRPRLLGLLAFRDTPRAGAREAIARLHALGVRTVMVSGDQEGAARAIAADLGIDDVRANVLPDEKAAAIDQLRRFGVVAMVGDGINDAPALAAADVGIAMGSGTDVAMHAAGVTLMRPEPALVADAIQISRRTTRKIHQNLFWAFVYNVVGIPLAAFGLLDPVIAGAAMAFSSVSVVTNALLLRGWRPHRLQTLST, from the coding sequence ATGAACACCCTCGCCGCCACCGACCTGCGCCTGCCGATCGCGGGCATGACCTGCGCCTCGTGCGCCGGACGCATCGAACGCGCGCTCGCCGCCGTTCCGGGCGTCCTGCGCGCGGACGTGAACCTTTCCACCGCGACCGCCAACGTGGCGACCGATGGCAGCGTCGCCGCGCCCGCGCTGGCGGACGCCGTGTCGCGCAGCGGCTATCGCGTCCCGGAACGCACGCTCGACCTGGCTATCGGCGGCATGACCTGCGCATCGTGCGCGGGACGCATCGAGAAAGCCCTGCGCGCCGTGCCGGGCGTGATCGACGCCAACGTGAACCTCGCGACCGAACGGGCGCAGGTGCGCGTGCTGCCGGACGTATCGGCCGACGATCTCATTGCCGCCGTCGTGGCGGCTGGCTATCGCGCCAGTGCACCGGACCGGGACGGGGCCGACACCGCGCAATCTCCCGACGCCGAAACCGACCAGGCCGACGCGCGCGAACGCCGGCATCTCTGGCTCGCGATCGCGCTGGCGCTGCCGCTGGTGCTGCCGATGCTCGCGATGCCGTTCGGCGTGCACGCGATGCTGCCCGGCTGGATCCAGTTCGCACTCGCCACGCCGGTGCAGTTCTGGCTGGGCGCGCGCTTCTATCGTGCCGGCTGGGCGGCGCTGAAGGCGCGCAGCGGCAACATGGACCTGCTGGTCGCGCTCGGCACCAGCGCCGGTTACGGCCTCAGCGTGTGGCACCTGCTCGCGGGCGGCGATCACGCGCCGCTGTACTTCGAGGCCTCCGCCGTCGTCATTGCGCTGGTGCTGCTCGGCAAGTGGCTGGAAACGCGCGCCCGGCGCCAGACCACCGCCGCGATCCGCGCCCTGCAGGCGCTGCGTCCCGCCACCGCGCGCGTGCTGCGTGACGGCGTCGAGGCGGACGTGCCGCTCGCCCAGGTGCGCGTGGGCGATGCCGTCGTGGTTCGCCCGGGCGAACGCATTCCGGTCGACGGCCGCATCCTCGACGGCCGCACGCATGCCGACGAATCGATGCTGACTGGCGAATCGCTGCCGATCGCGCGTTCGGAGGGCGACCGCGTCACCGGCGGCGCGGTCAACGGCGAAGGCCGCATCGTGGTCGAGACCCTCGCGATCGGCGCCGAGAGCGCGCTCGCGCGGATCATCCGGCTGGTCGAGGATGCGCAGGCGAAGAAGGCGCCGATCCAGCGCATCGTCGATCGCGTCAGCGCGGTGTTCGTGCCGGTGGTGATCGGCATCGCGCTCGTCACGCTGCTGGGCTGGGGCGCGACGACCGGCGACTGGAGCGGCGCGCTGCTCAACGCGGTCGCGGTGCTGGTCATCGCCTGCCCGTGCGCGCTCGGCCTGGCGACGCCCACCGCGATCATGGCCGGCACCGGCGTCGCGGCGCGCGCCGGCATCCTGATCAAGGACGCGCAGGCGCTGGAAACGGCCAAGCGCATCGCCGTCGTCGCCTTCGACAAGACCGGCACGCTGACGGAAGGCAAGCCGGCACTGGCCGAAGCCATCGCGCTCGATGGCGACACGTTGTCGTTGCTGGCGCAGGCGGCGGCGGTGCAACGCGGCAGCGAGCACCCGCTCGCGGCGGCCGTGGTGCATGCGGCGAAGGACGCGCCATTGCTTACGGCAGCCGACATCCGCGCGGTGCCGGGACGCGGCGTGCGCGGCCGCATCGGTTCGCATGACGTGCTCATCGGCAGCGAGCGGATGATGCGCGAGGTGTCGGTGGATGTCGCGCTGCTTTCCGCACGCGCGGAAGCGTTGACCGCCAGCGGCCACACCGTGTCGTGGGCGGCGACAGCCGCAGGGGGCCCGCGTCCGCGCCTGCTTGGCCTGCTCGCCTTCCGCGATACGCCGCGCGCCGGCGCACGCGAGGCCATCGCGCGGTTGCACGCACTGGGCGTGCGCACGGTGATGGTGTCGGGCGACCAGGAAGGCGCCGCGCGGGCGATCGCCGCGGACCTGGGCATCGACGACGTGCGCGCCAACGTGCTGCCGGACGAGAAGGCGGCCGCGATCGACCAGCTGCGCCGGTTTGGCGTGGTCGCGATGGTGGGCGACGGCATCAACGACGCACCCGCGCTCGCCGCGGCGGATGTCGGCATCGCGATGGGCAGCGGCACCGACGTGGCGATGCATGCCGCGGGCGTCACGCTGATGCGACCGGAACCGGCGCTCGTCGCCGACGCCATCCAAATCTCGCGTCGCACCACGCGAAAGATCCATCAGAACCTGTTCTGGGCGTTCGTCTACAACGTCGTCGGCATCCCGCTGGCGGCGTTCGGACTGCTCGATCCGGTGATCGCCGGCGCCGCGATGGCGTTCTCGTCGGTCAGCGTCGTCACCAACGCGCTGCTTCTGCGCGGCTGGCGACCGCATCGCCTTCAAACCCTCTCGACATGA
- a CDS encoding copper resistance protein B, whose amino-acid sequence MRSLRTNASRTLLAAALSLALAPAWAQDPAHHHAPPQPQPSSAHDHALMDHGTHQGAVDHAAMGHGTPSQATPREPIPAITDADRAAAFPQLEHGMHHAPERNSFVLFDRLEAIDLDDGRGEAWEAQAWFGSDIHRLWLRSEGEREHGHTESADLELLYGRSVTPWWDVVAGVKHDFKPGRSRDWAAFGVQGLAPYKFEVSATAYIGEGGATAATVEAEYEVLLTNRLILQPRVEVEAFGKDDPGRGVGSGLSTVETGLRLRYEVTRRFAPYVGVAWERAYGGTADLRRDEGEAVEDTRLVAGVRLWF is encoded by the coding sequence ATGAGGTCGCTTCGCACGAACGCATCGCGCACGCTGCTCGCCGCTGCGTTGTCGCTTGCGCTGGCACCCGCATGGGCGCAGGACCCTGCGCATCACCACGCACCGCCGCAGCCGCAGCCGTCTTCCGCGCACGATCACGCGTTGATGGATCACGGCACGCACCAGGGCGCCGTCGACCACGCCGCGATGGGACACGGGACGCCCTCGCAGGCGACGCCACGCGAGCCCATCCCGGCGATCACCGATGCCGATCGCGCGGCCGCGTTCCCGCAGCTCGAACACGGCATGCACCACGCGCCGGAGCGCAACAGCTTCGTGCTGTTCGATCGCCTGGAAGCGATCGATCTGGACGACGGCCGGGGCGAAGCGTGGGAAGCGCAGGCCTGGTTCGGTTCGGACATCCATCGGCTGTGGCTTCGAAGCGAAGGCGAGCGCGAGCACGGACACACCGAATCGGCGGACCTCGAACTGCTCTACGGCCGCAGCGTCACGCCGTGGTGGGACGTGGTCGCCGGCGTGAAGCACGACTTCAAGCCAGGCCGTTCGCGCGACTGGGCCGCGTTCGGCGTGCAGGGCCTTGCGCCGTACAAGTTCGAGGTGAGCGCGACGGCGTACATCGGCGAAGGCGGCGCGACGGCGGCAACGGTCGAGGCCGAGTACGAAGTGCTGCTGACGAACCGGCTGATCCTGCAACCGCGCGTGGAAGTGGAGGCGTTCGGCAAGGACGATCCCGGGCGAGGCGTCGGCTCCGGCCTGTCGACGGTCGAAACCGGCCTGCGATTGCGCTACGAGGTCACGCGGCGATTCGCGCCTTACGTGGGCGTCGCGTGGGAGCGCGCGTACGGCGGCACGGCAGACCTGCGCCGCGACGAAGGCGAAGCCGTCGAGGACACGCGCCTCGTCGCCGGCGTGCGGCTCTGGTTCTGA
- a CDS encoding copper resistance system multicopper oxidase, with translation MTSDVFRRRAASPSRRRFVTGLAAGGVATGAGLWHLPGSAALASPAHSANVLTGTQFDLSIDAAPVNFTGRTRPAVTVNGSLPAPILRWREGDTVTLRVANRLPVQSSVHWHGLVLPANMDGVPGLSFDGIGPGETFTYRFDIRQSGTYWYHSHSLFQEQAGLYGAIVIDPREPAPYAFDREHVVLLSDWTDLEPAALFRRMKKMAGYDNFHKRTVGDFFDDVSRDGLSATLRDRGQWGRMRMTPTDLSDINANTYTYLLNGTAPSGNWTGLFRSGEKVLLRFVNGSAMTYFDVRIPGLKMTVVAADGQYIHPVTVDEFRIAVAETFDVIVEPSGQDAYAIFAQDMGRTGYARGTLAVRHGLEAPLPAQDPRPILTMDDMGHGGMDHAGMKHGAKGMEGGCGANMGMKGMEGGCGANMGTKSPGHDMAGMDHGGGMQSHPASENGNPLIDMQTMSPAPRLDDPGIGLRDNGRTVLTYGAMRSLFEDPDGREPSRTVELHLTGHMEKFAWSFDGLKFMDAEPLRLNYGERMRIVLVNDTMMTHPIHLHGMWSDVENEAGEFHLRKHTVDMPPGTKRSYRVRADALGRWAYHCHLLYHMEAGMMREVRVEERA, from the coding sequence ATGACATCCGATGTTTTCCGGCGTCGCGCGGCATCGCCGTCGCGCCGTCGTTTCGTCACCGGCCTGGCGGCCGGCGGCGTCGCCACGGGCGCGGGCCTGTGGCACCTGCCCGGTTCGGCGGCCCTCGCCTCGCCGGCGCATTCCGCCAACGTCCTCACCGGCACGCAGTTCGACCTTTCGATCGACGCCGCGCCGGTCAACTTCACCGGGCGCACGCGTCCGGCGGTCACCGTCAACGGGTCGCTGCCCGCGCCGATCCTGCGCTGGCGCGAGGGCGATACCGTCACGCTGCGCGTCGCGAACCGCCTGCCCGTACAGAGTTCCGTGCATTGGCACGGCCTCGTGCTGCCGGCCAACATGGACGGCGTGCCGGGCCTGAGCTTCGACGGCATCGGTCCCGGCGAGACGTTCACCTACCGCTTCGACATCCGCCAGTCCGGCACGTACTGGTATCACAGCCATTCGCTGTTCCAGGAACAGGCCGGCCTGTACGGCGCGATCGTGATCGATCCGCGCGAGCCGGCGCCGTACGCGTTCGATCGGGAGCACGTGGTCCTGCTGTCCGACTGGACCGACCTGGAACCGGCCGCGTTGTTCCGGCGCATGAAGAAGATGGCCGGCTACGACAACTTCCATAAGCGCACGGTCGGCGATTTCTTCGACGACGTCTCGCGCGACGGGCTGTCGGCGACGCTGCGCGATCGCGGCCAGTGGGGGCGCATGCGCATGACGCCCACCGACCTGTCCGACATCAACGCCAACACCTACACCTACCTGCTCAACGGCACCGCGCCGTCGGGCAACTGGACCGGCCTGTTCCGCAGCGGCGAGAAGGTCCTGCTGCGCTTCGTCAACGGCTCGGCGATGACCTATTTCGACGTGCGCATTCCGGGCCTGAAGATGACGGTGGTCGCCGCCGACGGCCAGTACATCCATCCGGTCACCGTCGACGAATTCCGCATCGCGGTGGCGGAAACCTTCGACGTGATCGTCGAGCCGTCCGGCCAGGACGCGTACGCGATCTTCGCGCAGGACATGGGCCGCACCGGCTACGCGCGCGGCACGCTCGCGGTGCGGCACGGGCTCGAAGCGCCGCTGCCGGCCCAGGACCCACGGCCGATCCTGACGATGGACGACATGGGCCACGGCGGCATGGATCACGCCGGCATGAAGCATGGCGCGAAAGGCATGGAAGGCGGTTGCGGCGCGAACATGGGCATGAAGGGGATGGAAGGCGGCTGCGGCGCGAACATGGGCACGAAAAGCCCGGGCCACGACATGGCCGGCATGGACCATGGCGGCGGGATGCAGTCGCATCCGGCGAGCGAGAACGGCAATCCGCTGATCGACATGCAGACGATGTCGCCGGCGCCCAGGCTCGACGACCCCGGCATCGGCCTGCGCGACAACGGGCGCACCGTGCTCACCTACGGCGCGATGCGCAGCCTGTTCGAGGATCCCGACGGCCGCGAGCCTTCGCGCACCGTCGAACTGCACCTCACCGGGCACATGGAGAAGTTCGCCTGGTCGTTCGACGGCCTCAAGTTCATGGACGCCGAACCGTTGCGGCTGAATTACGGCGAGCGCATGCGCATCGTGCTGGTCAACGACACGATGATGACGCACCCGATCCACCTGCACGGCATGTGGAGCGACGTCGAGAACGAGGCCGGCGAGTTCCACCTGCGCAAGCACACCGTCGACATGCCGCCGGGAACGAAGCGCAGCTATCGCGTGCGCGCCGATGCGCTCGGCCGCTGGGCGTACCACTGCCACCTGCTCTACCACATGGAAGCCGGGATGATGCGCGAAGTGCGCGTGGAGGAGCGCGCATGA
- a CDS encoding CopL family metal-binding regulatory protein — protein sequence MRAIAFRLLLCLMLVLNGTGYAVAATQMNVAHVAMALAAQEAANNPPCHEEAPAQDAAKTAHSHAGLAADPSNPAAPSCCQSSHCNCDCLQHATAAMSVLAVATPVPPDADIAQPGVVSPIAPALPNLLRPPIA from the coding sequence ATGCGTGCCATCGCGTTCCGCCTGCTGCTCTGCCTGATGCTCGTCCTCAACGGGACGGGCTATGCGGTGGCCGCGACGCAGATGAACGTGGCGCACGTGGCGATGGCGCTGGCCGCCCAAGAGGCGGCGAACAACCCGCCGTGCCATGAGGAAGCGCCCGCGCAGGACGCTGCGAAAACAGCGCATTCGCATGCCGGGCTCGCGGCGGATCCGTCCAACCCCGCCGCGCCTTCGTGCTGCCAGTCCTCGCATTGCAACTGCGATTGCCTCCAGCACGCGACCGCCGCGATGTCCGTCCTCGCGGTCGCTACCCCCGTGCCGCCGGACGCCGACATCGCCCAACCCGGCGTTGTGAGTCCCATCGCGCCGGCACTGCCGAACCTGCTCCGACCTCCCATCGCCTGA
- a CDS encoding response regulator transcription factor, with protein sequence MVFHIVLADDHPIVSSGVRALLEQSPGFRVVAEATSPDELLRVLDSTACQLVVTDFNMPGEQAADGLSLLQLLGRRWPDLNIVVLTQLANPGVLNNIARLANVRGVVSKSDAMKELPTAVTAATAGRSYLSASVRKQIESAQGESPNSTTTLSKREAEVMRLFALGHTVSEIARQLNRSVKTVSSQKVEAMRKLGVKSDLEFYAYAREHGLGS encoded by the coding sequence TTGGTTTTCCATATCGTTCTCGCCGATGACCACCCGATCGTCTCCAGCGGCGTGCGTGCGCTGCTGGAGCAGAGCCCGGGTTTTCGCGTCGTCGCCGAGGCGACCTCGCCGGATGAGCTGCTCCGCGTGCTGGACAGCACGGCCTGCCAGCTGGTGGTCACCGACTTCAACATGCCCGGCGAACAGGCCGCCGACGGCCTAAGCCTGCTGCAGTTGCTCGGACGGCGCTGGCCGGACCTCAACATCGTGGTGCTCACCCAGCTGGCCAATCCCGGCGTGCTCAACAACATCGCGCGACTGGCGAACGTGCGCGGCGTGGTCAGCAAGTCGGACGCCATGAAGGAACTGCCGACCGCGGTGACCGCCGCCACGGCCGGCCGCAGTTACCTCAGCGCATCGGTGCGCAAGCAGATCGAATCGGCGCAGGGCGAGAGCCCCAACTCCACGACCACGCTGTCCAAGCGCGAGGCCGAGGTGATGCGCCTGTTCGCGCTCGGCCACACGGTGTCGGAGATCGCCCGTCAGCTCAACCGCAGCGTCAAGACGGTGAGCAGCCAGAAGGTCGAGGCGATGCGCAAGCTCGGGGTGAAAAGCGACCTCGAGTTCTACGCGTACGCGCGCGAGCACGGGCTGGGATCGTAA